A genomic stretch from Megalobrama amblycephala isolate DHTTF-2021 linkage group LG22, ASM1881202v1, whole genome shotgun sequence includes:
- the LOC125257791 gene encoding pentraxin fusion protein-like, translating into MLFLFLCLLSLTPAASEVGLDGKALLFPTKTNTSFVELTPEKPLSLSAFTLCMRVATEIQGEREIILFAYRTPQYDELNVWREQGQVSLYLRSSSDAAFFHLPPLSTFQTHLCVTWDSETGLSAFWVDGRRSVYQLYRKGHSVRPGGTVLLGQDPDICVGAFDAEQCFMGEITDVKMWDHVLSGSQIKAVYSNQEPNVPKGNVFDWNTIQYETIGNVLVVQDD; encoded by the exons atgttgtttttatttctctgtCTGCTCTCTCTGACACCAGCAGCTTCTGAAG TGGGTCTTGATGGTAAAGCGCTTCTGTTTCCAACCAAGACTAATACCAGCTTTGTTGAACTCACTCCTGAAAAGCCACTGAGTCTGTCAGCATTTACTCTCTGCATGCGTGTTGCAACGGAGATCCAGGGTGAGAGGGAGATCATTCTGTTTGCCTACCGCACGCCTCAATATGATGAGCTCAACGTGTGGCGAGAGCAAGGTCAGGTGTCCTTGTATTTACGTTCTAGTAGCGATGCAGCATTTTTCCACCTGCCTCCTCTCTCCACCTTCCAAACCCACCTGTGCGTCACCTGGGACTCTGAGACTGGTCTCTCTGCCTTTTGGGTGGACGGACGGCGCAGTGTGTACCAGCTCTATAGAAAAGGTCACTCAGTTCGTCCTGGCGGCACCGTCCTGCTCGGCCAAGACCCTGATATATGTGTGGGTGCCTTTGATGCAGAGCAGTGCTTTATGGGTGAAATTACAGATGTGAAAATGTGGGATCATGTTCTCTCTGGCAGTCAGATTAAGGCAGTTTATTCAAACCAGGAACCGAATGTGCCGAAGGGAAACGTGTTTGACTGGAACACCATTCAATATGAGACCATTGGAAATGTGTTAGTTGTGCAAGATGACTAA
- the LOC125257787 gene encoding pentraxin fusion protein-like isoform X3: MNITCSKMLVLFFCLLSLTAAAAEVGLGGKLLLFPTKTDTSYVKLTPENPLNLTAFTLCMRVAMEPQGQRAKIILFAYHTPQYDELDVWRERDGRVSLSLSGDRVLFHLPPLSSFHTHLCVTWDSATGLSAFWVNGERGVYQLYKKGHSVRPGGTVLLGQNPTAYVGGFDASQSFVGEISDVNMWDHVLSGSEIKNVYSGQIGRPYVRRGNMIDWDTVNYEITGHVIIV, encoded by the exons ATGAACATC acctGCAGCAAGATGctggttttgtttttctgtctgcTCTCTCTGACAGCAGCTGCTGCTGAAG TGGGTCTTGGTGGTAAATTGCTTCTGTTTCCAACCAAGACTGATACCAGCTATGTTAAACTCACTCCTGAAAATCCACTGAATCTTACAGCATTTACTCTCTGCATGCGTGTTGCAATGGAGCCCCAGGGCCAGAGGGCCAAGATCATTCTGTTTGCCTACCACACGCCTCAATATGATGAGCTCGAtgtatggagagagagagacggtcGGGTGTCCTTGTCCCTCAGCGGCGATAGAGTACTTTTCCACCTGCCTCCACTCTCCAGCTTTCACACTCACCTGTGCGTCACCTGGGACTCTGCGACTGGTCTCTCTGCCTTTTGGGTGAATGGAGAGCGCGGTGTGTACCAGCTCTATAAAAAAGGTCACTCAGTTCGTCCTGGTGGCACTGTCCTGCTCGGCCAGAACCCTACTGCATATGTGGGTGGCTTTGACGCATCACAAAGCTTTGTAGGTGAAATTTCAGATGTGAACATGTGGGATCATGTTCTCTCTGGCAGCGAGATTAAGAATGTTTATTCAGGACAGATAGGCCGACCATATGTGCGGAGGGGAAACATGATTGACTGGGACACCGTCAATTATGAGATTACTGGACATGTgataattgtttaa
- the LOC125257788 gene encoding pentraxin fusion protein-like, whose amino-acid sequence MNITCSKMLVPVVSFFCLLSLTAAAAEVGLDGKVLLFPTKTDSSFVKLTPEKSLSLTAFTLCMRVAMEPQSGREIILFAYRTPQYDELNVWREKDGRVSFYLSGDGAFFNLPPLSTFQTHLCVTWASATGLSAMWVNGERSLFRLYRKGQSIRPGGTVLLGQDPDKYVGAFDPEQSFVGEISDVKMWDYVLPGSEIKAVYSNQEPYVPKGNVFDWNTIKYEITGNVIVAENN is encoded by the exons ATGAACATC ACCTGCAGCAAGATGCTGGTACCAGTGGTTTCATTTTTCTGTCTGCTCTCTCTGACAGCAGCAGCTGCTGAAG tgGGTCTTGATGGTAAAGTGCTTCTGTTTCCAACCAAGACTGATTCAAGCTTTGTTAAACTCACTCCTGAAAAGTCACTGAGTCTGACAGCATTTACTCTCTGCATGCGTGTCGCGATGGAGCCCCAGAGCGGGAGGGAGATCATTCTGTTTGCCTACCGCACGCCTCAATATGATGAGCTCAATGTATGGAGAGAGAAGGACGGTCGGGTGTCCTTCTACCTCAGTGGCGATGGAGCATTTTTCAACCTGCCTCCTCTCTCCACCTTCCAGACCCACCTGTGCGTCACCTGGGCCTCTGCGACTGGTCTTTCTGCCATGTGGGTGAATGGAGAGCGCAGTTTGTTCCGGCTCTATAGAAAAGGTCAATCTATACGTCCTGGCGGCACCGTCCTGCTCGGCCAGGACCCTGATAAATACGTGGGTGCCTTTGACCCAGAGCAGAGCTTTGTAGGTGAAATTTCAGATGTGAAAATGTGGGATTATGTTCTCCCTGGCAGTGAGATTAAGGCGGTTTATTCAAACCAGGAACCGTATGTGCCGAAGGGAAACGTGTTTGACTGGAACACCATCAAATATGAGATTACTGGAAATGTGATAGTGGCTGAAAATAACTGA